In Sphaeramia orbicularis chromosome 5, fSphaOr1.1, whole genome shotgun sequence, a genomic segment contains:
- the LOC115419690 gene encoding ethanolamine kinase 1-like: protein METQIHVPVGSPVIRKIPIFVDEHNVTEGAMKLIKELRPAWDTSHVKTKLFTDGTTNKLVGCYVDDSPEDVVLVRVYGNKTELIVDRDNELKSFQVLHANGCAPRLYCTFQNGICYEFMQGDALGTQDVRDPILLRLIAREMARIHAIHAHNGCIPKPNLWIKMRKYFSLVATEFTDQASNIRIQQEVPSKAVLEQEMVWMKEHLSTLGSPVVLCHNDLLCKNIIHNSKEGHVRFIDYEYSSYNYQAFDIGNHFNEFAGMAELDYGLYPSRDMQMEWLREYLQAYKLFTKKTEEVSLRELETLFVQVNKFALASHFFWGFWALIQAKYSTIDFDFLGYAVLRFNQYFETKPAVMALQIPE, encoded by the exons ATGGAGACGCAGATACATGTGCCCGTGGGGTCACCGGTTATTAGAAAAATCCCCATTTTCGTGGACGAACACAACGTGACGGAGGGGGCTATGAAGCTTATCAAAGAACTGCGACCGGCGTGGGACACAAGCCATGTCAAGACGAAG CTCTTTACTGATGGGACCACTAACAAGCTGGTGGGATGCTACGTTGACGACAGTCCGGAGGATGTAGTCCTGGTCCGGGTATACGGGAACAAGACAGAACTTATTGTGGACAGAGACAACGAGCTCAAAAGCTTTCAG gtCCTGCATGCGAATGGGTGTGCGCCGCGCCTCTACTGCACCTTTCAGAACGGCATCTGCTACGAGTTCATGCAAGGAGACGCACTTGGGACACAGGACGTCAGGGATCCCATTTTATTGAG ACTCATAGCCAGGGAGATGGCTCGTATCCACGCCATCCACGCACACAACGGCTGCATCCCCAAACCCAACCTCTGGATAAAGATGCGTAAATACTTCTCCCTGGTGGCTACAGAGTTCACCGACCAAGCCTCCAACATCAG AATCCAGCAGGAGGTGCCCAGTAAGGCGGTGCTGGAGCAGGAGATGGTGTGGATGAAAGAGCATCTGTCCACGCTGGGCTCCCCTGTGGTTCTCTGCCACAACGACCTGCTCTGCAAGAACATCATCCACAACAGCAAAGAGG GTCATGTTCGCTTCATTGACTACGAATACTCCAGTTACAACTACCAGGCCTTCGACATCGGCAACCACTTCAACGAGTTCGCAG GTATGGCGGAGTTGGACTACGGACTGTACCCGAGTCGGGACATGCAGATGGAGTGGCTCAGGGAGTATCTACAGGCCTACAAACTGTTCACCAAGAAAACGGAGGAGGTCAGCCTGCGGGAGCTGGAGACGCTCTTCGTGCAGGTCAACAAGTTTGCTCTG GCTTCTCACTTCTTCTGGGGCTTCTGGGCGCTCATCCAGGCCAAATACTCCACCATCGACTTCGACTTCCTCGG GTACGCTGTTCTACGTTTCAATCAGTACTTCGAGACCAAACCGGCAGTGATGGCCCTGCAGATCCCAGAATGA